One stretch of Euphorbia lathyris chromosome 7, ddEupLath1.1, whole genome shotgun sequence DNA includes these proteins:
- the LOC136200807 gene encoding universal stress protein PHOS34 isoform X4 codes for MTANLGHVIVAVDGSEESMYALTWALDNLKLRSPAPESGETPGSFIILHIQSPPTIATGLNPGAIPFGGPSDLEVPAFTAAIESHQKRITEAVMQHALHICNQKDAKANVKTQVVIGDPKEKICEVVDNLQADLLVMGCRPFGPIKSYKSCYWRGIL; via the exons ATGACGGCAAATCTTGGCCACGTCATCGTCGCCGTTGACGGCAGCGAGGAGAGCATGTACGCTTTGACATGGGCTCTTGATAACCTGAAGCTCCGATCCCCTGCGCCTGAATCCGGCGAGACCCCTGGTTCATTCATCATCCTACACATCCAATCTCCTCCAACAATCGCTACCGGCCTTAATCCCGGCGCTATCCCTTTTGGTGGGCCCA GTGATTTGGAGGTTCCTGCCTTCACTGCGGCCATTGAGTCGCACCAGAAACGGATTACTGAAGCCGTTATGCAACATGCTCTGCATATATGCAATCAGAAGGACGCCAAG GCAAATGTTAAAACGCAAGTAGTTATTGGAGATCCAAAGGAGAAGATTTGTGAAGTTGTTGACAACTTACAGGCCGATTTGCTTGTGATGGGCTGTCGTCCTTTTGGCCCTATTAAAAG
- the LOC136200807 gene encoding universal stress protein PHOS34 isoform X3, translating to MTANLGHVIVAVDGSEESMYALTWALDNLKLRSPAPESGETPGSFIILHIQSPPTIATGLNPGAIPFGGPSDLEVPAFTAAIESHQKRITEAVMQHALHICNQKDAKANVKTQVVIGDPKEKICEVVDNLQADLLVMGCRPFGPIKSFGIEFHSPFL from the exons ATGACGGCAAATCTTGGCCACGTCATCGTCGCCGTTGACGGCAGCGAGGAGAGCATGTACGCTTTGACATGGGCTCTTGATAACCTGAAGCTCCGATCCCCTGCGCCTGAATCCGGCGAGACCCCTGGTTCATTCATCATCCTACACATCCAATCTCCTCCAACAATCGCTACCGGCCTTAATCCCGGCGCTATCCCTTTTGGTGGGCCCA GTGATTTGGAGGTTCCTGCCTTCACTGCGGCCATTGAGTCGCACCAGAAACGGATTACTGAAGCCGTTATGCAACATGCTCTGCATATATGCAATCAGAAGGACGCCAAG GCAAATGTTAAAACGCAAGTAGTTATTGGAGATCCAAAGGAGAAGATTTGTGAAGTTGTTGACAACTTACAGGCCGATTTGCTTGTGATGGGCTGTCGTCCTTTTGGCCCTATTAAAAG